The Amycolatopsis umgeniensis DNA segment TAAGCCGAGGGGTTGTCGTCACCCCTGGCGTGGCGACCGCGCCGGAACCCGCCTTGCAGGCTGGTCATCCGTTCGCGGACCGCTTCGGGGGAAAGTGAGAGTATCGGCCTCTCCCCTCGCGGCTTCTCCGGCCTGTCGTCCTGCGACCGCGCCTCGGGGACGACGGCGGGCAGCACGGGCCAGGTCTCCTCCGCCCCGTCCTCCTGCTCCAGCTCGGCGGACGTCGGCCAAGCGGGTTCGGGTTCGGGCGTCTTTTCCTTGGGCTCCAGCGGTTTCAGCTTCGGCTCGGTCGGCTCGTCCGGATCCTGGGCGGGTTCCTCGGCCGCCTTCACCGGCTCGAAAGACGGCAAGGAGGGCGGACCGGGTTCGGCGGGCGAAGGCCCTTCGCGCGGGCCGCCGTGGTCGAACCACTGCGAAAGCACGCTCTGGTACTTGGGCATCCGCTCGGTCGGCGAGTCGAGTTCGAGGTGGTTGCCTGCGTCATCGTCCGACGAAGGCCACTCCGGCGGGGTCTCGCGCTCGACGACGGGCGCGCGCCGCAGCGGCCCGGGGTCCAGGACGGGCGCGAACCGCGACTCTTCGGCCGCGCTCTCCTCCGGCTCGGGCAGCGGCGGGACTTCCAGCGGCGGTTCGGGTTCCGGCTCGGGCGGGGTGGCGACGGGCGGGGGTTCCGGCATCGGGGCGGGCCGGGGCGCTTCGACGATGAGCCCGGCGGGTACGACGACCACCGCGGTGATCCCGCCGCCGTCGGCGGAGCGCAGGCGGACGTCGATGCGGTGCCGGACGGCCAGCGTCGCGACCACGAACAGGCCCATCCGGCGTGAGACCTCGACGTCGACGTCCGGCGGATTCGCCAGCCGCGTGTTGGTCCGGTCGATCTCCGCCTGCGGCATCCCGGCGCCGTGGTCGGTGATCTCGATCTGCCATTCGCCGCGTTCGGTCTCGTGCCCCTCGACCTGCACCATCGTGCTCTGATCCGAATAGCGGGTCGCGTTCTCGAGCAGCTCCGACACCACATGCACGAGGTCGTTGACCGCCTCGCCGCGGACCGCGATCCGCGGCGCCGCACCGAGTTCGATGCGCTGGTAGTGCTCGACCTCCGAAAGCGCGGCACCGATGATCTCGTCGGCGACGACCGCGCCGCCGTCCTCACGGACGACGTCGGTTCCGGAGAGCACCAGCAGGTTCTCGCTGTTGCGCCGCATCCGCGTCGCGAGGTGGTCGAGTTCGAAGAGCCCGGCGAGCGTGTCGGGATCCTGTTCGTCGGCCTCCATCCGGTCCAGCACGGAAAGCTGCCGCTCGACGAGATCCTGGCTCCGCTGGGAAAGGTTCACGAACATCGCGTTGATGTTCTCCCGCAGCATGGCCTGTTCCCCGGCGAGCCGGACGGCCTCGCCGTGCACCGCGTCGAACGCCCGCGCCACCTGGCCGAGTTCCTCGCGGCTGAACACCGGGACCGGCGCGACGGCCAGCCGTCGCCGCAGGTTCTCCGGCTGCGGCTCGGGATCGCTGAGCAGGCCTTGGACGGCCGCGGGGAGCTGGTGTTCGGCGACCTGGAGCGCGCTGCGGCGCAGGATCCGCAGCGGCCGCAGCAGCGAACGCGCGATGATCACCGAGAGCACACCGGCGACCACGAGGACGGCCAGCACGATGCCGCCGTCCCAGATCGCGGACGTTCTCGCTTGTGCCGCAAGGGTGTCCGTACGTTCCTGCAGCTGGACGAGCACCGCCTGCTGCACCTGGTGGGCCAGATTGACCGTGTACGTGGCGGAGGTGTCCCACTGGTTCGGATCCAGCCCGCCGAGCCCCTGGTCGTTCTCCGCGCGGATGAGCGCCGATTCCACCATGTCGTTGCCGATGTCGACGATCAGGCCGATCACCGTGTCGTCGTACATCCGCTGCTGTTCGGGCGTCGCGAAGGTGCGGTAGTCGTTGCGGGCGGCGGCGAGTTCGGCCTCCGCGCCGAGCAGCGCGCGCGTCCGATCCCGGTTGAGGCCGCCTTGGGCGAGCGCGGCCGCCATGATCGCGCGTTTGACCGACATCTGGTCCTTGATCCGCGCGAGCGCGTTGCCCGCGAGGCGGAGCTTCCCGAGATCCGGGTCCGAGACGTCGGCGGCGGTGGAATCGCTGATGTCGAGCAGGCCGCCGATGAGTTCGCTGTAGGAACGCAGCACCGCGTCGGCGGGGAAAGCGGAGTGTTCCGCGGAAAACCGCAGTCCGGTCAGCACCCGCAGGCGGTCGCTGGTCAGCTGCAGGCTGGTCGCGGCCTTGTCGCCGAGCCTGCTCTTGCTCTCGCCGAGCGTGCGGTCGAAGGTGCCGATGGCCTCGTCGACGCGGTTGCGCTGCTCGGTCAGCTCGGAGACGTCGCCCTTGCGATCGCCCGCGACGAACCGGACGGTGAGGTCTCGTTCGCGCTGAAGCTGGTGCACCGCCTCCGCGACGGTGCTGTCGACCCGGCCACGGGTGGCGAATTCGGCCAGCTGCCGGGCATCGCGCAGATCCGAGTTGACCCGGAGCCCGACGAGGGCGACCACCGCGAGCGCGGGGATCAGGAGGACCACGAAGAGTTTGGTACGCAGGTGCCAGTTCCGCAGCCGCCAGCGTCCTCCGACACGCGGATGCCGTTCCGCCGCGTCGCCCCCACGGGGACGCTTGTCGCGACGGGCCACCTGGTTTCCTTTTCCCACCACGGGACCCTTTCCCATGGCTGACATCGGGGACGAGAGCCCGAACCTACTGTAGAGTAACAAGGTTCGAGAACGATCGAAAGCCGCGCAATCCGGCGTCTCCCGCACGCGATCGTATGGGGCCCGGACCATACGATCCAGCAGGAGGAGCACATTCTCTCGGTAGGTGAGCGGTGACGAAGATGCGCATCTTGGCGATTCCGCTGGTAGCGGCTCTGCTGACGACAGCCGGTTGCGGAGTGTTTTCCGGCGGTGACGCAAGCACCGACGCGCCACTCGAACGGGCGGAACTACGAATCGGCGTCGGAAGCCCCCTCGACACGGCGCCCCTGAGGGTCGCCGTGGCCGACGGGAAATTCACCGCCGCCGGCCTTTCCGTCACCCTTGTCGATGTTCCCGCCGACCAGGCGATGAGCAAACTCTCGGCGGGCGAGGTCGACATCGCGTTCGCCAGCGACGTCACGATCTTCCGCGCCGCAGCGGCCGGGACGGCGCTGCAGTTGCAGGGCGAGGCCTACACCGCCGGCCGCAACACCATGGCGCTCGTCACACTCCCCGGGTCCGAGTACACCGAGCCGACGCTCAAGAAGTCACCGAAGATCGCGGTGAACATGCTCGACGACGTCGGCGTGCTCGCGGCCCGTTCGGTGCTCGGGACCGCGGGCGTCGACGTGAACAAGATTCAGTTCAAGCAGCATCCGTTCGATCGGATGCCGCAGGCGCTGCAGGCGGGCGAGGTCGATGCCGCGTGGATGGTCGAGCCGTACATCACCAGGGCCGAAAAGGAACTCGGGGCGAGCATCCTCGCCGACGGCGCCCGCGGCGCGACGCTGGACTTCCCGATGTCGTCCTACGTTTCGACGGGCACCTTCGGCCAGGGCAACGCGCGCACGCTCGCGGCCTTCCGGAAGGTGCTCGGCGAGGCGCAGGTGCGGGCGGCCGACCCGGCGGTCGTCCGCGACGCGCTGCCGACGTTCTCCGACATCGACCGGACCACCGCGTCGCTGATCTCGCTCGGGACCTACCCGGTCTCCCTCAACGGCATCCGGCTGCAGCGCGTCGCCGACCTGATGCACAACTCGCGGATGATCGGCGCCCGGCTCGACGTCCAGGCGATGGTTCCGCGCCCTTAGATGCCGGACCCCGCCCCGCCGCCACCCTCAAATGTTTTCGCCGGTCGGCCGCAGGCACACGGTGCGCTCGGGCGGCCCCGTGTAGTGCAGGGCGGTGTCGTCCGACGCGCAGACGCTTTCCGACGGTCCCCGCATCACGAGCGCCCGCGCCTCCGCGGTGATGTCGGTGCAGCGGACCTTCGCGATCCGCGTCTCGTGCACGACGTCGCGAAGGCAGTCCCCGGTCTCGACGTTCAGCGCCAGGCAGAGCGTCTTCTCGGCCTTCTTGTCCGAAGACCTGCCGTACAGCTCGAACTGGACGTAATCCGAACCGCGGCACTCGGCCGAGCCGGTGCGCACGCTGTCGACGCGGAAGGTCGCGCGGCTCGACGTGCACCCGGCGGTCGTGTAGCTCTGGCCGCCACCGGCTTCGTCGGTCAGGTACAGGCATTCGCCCGCCTCGACCGAGCCGAAGTCGCCCGTCCGCGACATCCCCCAGGCGGCCAGGCTCCCCAAGCCCAGCGCGAAGACGACACCCAGCACGATCGAGACCTTGGCCAGGACGCTCAGCGGCGGCGGCTTCGGGAACGGCGTCGGCATCCCCACGTCCGGCATCGCGGGCAGCGGGGCGGGCGCGTTGAACGGGTCGTACTCGGGCGGCCCGCCGGTCGGTGTAGTCGTCAAGATCCCCTCCAGTCACCTCCCGCACATCCTTCCACCAGCGGTGCCGCGACGGGAGCCGGTGTGGCGGGAACGTATAAAGGAGGATGTGACCGATGGCCCGCTGATCGTCCAGTCCGACAAGACCGTGCTCCTCGAGGTCGACAACAGCCAGGCCGACGACGCGCGGATCGCCATCGCGCCGTTCGCCGAACTGGAACGCGCGCCCGAGCACGTCCACACCTACCGGATCACGCCACTGGCGTTGTGGAACGCCCGCGCGGCGGGCCACGACGCCGAACAGGTCGTCGACGCGCTGACGACGTACTCGCGATTCCCCGTGCCCCAGCCGCTGCTCATCGACATCGTGGACACGATGGGCCGGTTCGGGCGGCTGCAGATCGCCAACCATCCGGCGCACGGACTGGTCATGTCGACCATCGACCGCGCGGTGCTGGAGGAGATCCTCCGGCACAAGAAGATCAGCCCGATGCTGGGCGCGCGCATCGACGAGGACACCGTCATCGTGCACCCGTCCGAACGCGGACGGCTCAAGCAGGCGCTGCTGAAGGTCGGCTGGCCCGCGGAGGATCTCGCGGGCTACGTCGACGGCGAGGCGCATCCGATCGAGCTGGCCGAGGACGACTGGGAGCTACGTGACTACCAGCGCAAGGCCGCGGAGGCGTTCTGGGCGGGCGGGTCCGGCGTCGTCGTCCTGCCGTGCGGCGCGGGCAAGACCCTGGTCGGCGCGGCGGCCATGGCCCACGCGAAGGCGACGACCCTGATCCTGGTGACGAACACCGTCGCCGGGCGGCAGTGGAAGCGGGAGCTGATCGCGCGGACCTCGCTGACCGAGGAGGAGATCGGCGAGTACTCCGGCGAGAAGAAGGAGATCCGGCCGGTCACCATCGCGACGTACCAGGTGGTCACGCGCAAGACCAAGGGCGAGTACCGACACCTGGACCTGTTCGACTCGCGGGACTGGGGCCTGGTGGTCTACGACGAGGTCCACCTGCTGCCCGCGCCGGTCTTCCGGATGACCGCGGACCTGCAGTCGCGGCGACGGCTCGGGCTGACCGCGACCCTCGTACGCGAGGACGGCCGCGAGGGTGACGTGTTCTCCCTGATCGGCCCGAAGCGGTACGACGTCCCGTGGCGCGACATCGAGGCGCAGGG contains these protein-coding regions:
- a CDS encoding ABC transporter substrate-binding protein codes for the protein MTKMRILAIPLVAALLTTAGCGVFSGGDASTDAPLERAELRIGVGSPLDTAPLRVAVADGKFTAAGLSVTLVDVPADQAMSKLSAGEVDIAFASDVTIFRAAAAGTALQLQGEAYTAGRNTMALVTLPGSEYTEPTLKKSPKIAVNMLDDVGVLAARSVLGTAGVDVNKIQFKQHPFDRMPQALQAGEVDAAWMVEPYITRAEKELGASILADGARGATLDFPMSSYVSTGTFGQGNARTLAAFRKVLGEAQVRAADPAVVRDALPTFSDIDRTTASLISLGTYPVSLNGIRLQRVADLMHNSRMIGARLDVQAMVPRP
- a CDS encoding LppU/SCO3897 family protein, with protein sequence MTTTPTGGPPEYDPFNAPAPLPAMPDVGMPTPFPKPPPLSVLAKVSIVLGVVFALGLGSLAAWGMSRTGDFGSVEAGECLYLTDEAGGGQSYTTAGCTSSRATFRVDSVRTGSAECRGSDYVQFELYGRSSDKKAEKTLCLALNVETGDCLRDVVHETRIAKVRCTDITAEARALVMRGPSESVCASDDTALHYTGPPERTVCLRPTGENI
- a CDS encoding DNA repair helicase XPB → MTDGPLIVQSDKTVLLEVDNSQADDARIAIAPFAELERAPEHVHTYRITPLALWNARAAGHDAEQVVDALTTYSRFPVPQPLLIDIVDTMGRFGRLQIANHPAHGLVMSTIDRAVLEEILRHKKISPMLGARIDEDTVIVHPSERGRLKQALLKVGWPAEDLAGYVDGEAHPIELAEDDWELRDYQRKAAEAFWAGGSGVVVLPCGAGKTLVGAAAMAHAKATTLILVTNTVAGRQWKRELIARTSLTEEEIGEYSGEKKEIRPVTIATYQVVTRKTKGEYRHLDLFDSRDWGLVVYDEVHLLPAPVFRMTADLQSRRRLGLTATLVREDGREGDVFSLIGPKRYDVPWRDIEAQGWIAPAECTEVRVTLTDAERLAYATAEAEERYKLAATADTKTKVIKTLVDRHPGEPTLVIGAYLDQLEMIGDELDAPVIQGATRNKEREELFDAFRRGEIRTLVVSKVANFSIDLPEASVAIQISGTFGSRQEEAQRLGRLLRPKGDGRQAHFYSVVSRDTVDTEYAAHRQRFLAEQGYAYRIVDADDLLRPM
- a CDS encoding nitrate- and nitrite sensing domain-containing protein; translation: MARRDKRPRGGDAAERHPRVGGRWRLRNWHLRTKLFVVLLIPALAVVALVGLRVNSDLRDARQLAEFATRGRVDSTVAEAVHQLQRERDLTVRFVAGDRKGDVSELTEQRNRVDEAIGTFDRTLGESKSRLGDKAATSLQLTSDRLRVLTGLRFSAEHSAFPADAVLRSYSELIGGLLDISDSTAADVSDPDLGKLRLAGNALARIKDQMSVKRAIMAAALAQGGLNRDRTRALLGAEAELAAARNDYRTFATPEQQRMYDDTVIGLIVDIGNDMVESALIRAENDQGLGGLDPNQWDTSATYTVNLAHQVQQAVLVQLQERTDTLAAQARTSAIWDGGIVLAVLVVAGVLSVIIARSLLRPLRILRRSALQVAEHQLPAAVQGLLSDPEPQPENLRRRLAVAPVPVFSREELGQVARAFDAVHGEAVRLAGEQAMLRENINAMFVNLSQRSQDLVERQLSVLDRMEADEQDPDTLAGLFELDHLATRMRRNSENLLVLSGTDVVREDGGAVVADEIIGAALSEVEHYQRIELGAAPRIAVRGEAVNDLVHVVSELLENATRYSDQSTMVQVEGHETERGEWQIEITDHGAGMPQAEIDRTNTRLANPPDVDVEVSRRMGLFVVATLAVRHRIDVRLRSADGGGITAVVVVPAGLIVEAPRPAPMPEPPPVATPPEPEPEPPLEVPPLPEPEESAAEESRFAPVLDPGPLRRAPVVERETPPEWPSSDDDAGNHLELDSPTERMPKYQSVLSQWFDHGGPREGPSPAEPGPPSLPSFEPVKAAEEPAQDPDEPTEPKLKPLEPKEKTPEPEPAWPTSAELEQEDGAEETWPVLPAVVPEARSQDDRPEKPRGERPILSLSPEAVRERMTSLQGGFRRGRHARGDDNPSA